The Longimicrobium sp. genome contains a region encoding:
- a CDS encoding non-ribosomal peptide synthetase, whose translation MSDADRLAALPAEKRRLLEARLRIARDAVSGGGAGALRPRARPDGTAPLSFAQQRQWLLERMDPGTATWNMPVALRLRGALHVPALERALDALRDRHESLRTTFAERGGAAVQVVHPFVPIPLPVEDLSHLDGSEREAEAMRRAQADMDAGFALAAGPLFRARLLRLAAADHALLLCMHHIVSDGWSLGVMERELAALYAAFAAGAPNPLPPPALQYADFAAWQREWLSGDRLDGEVEFWRRALAGAPPALALPTDHPRPPVKSARGARVSVDLPHAVAERLRALARGENATLFAVLLAALRVVLTRWSGDDDVVIGTPVAGRTRMETEALVGYFVNTLALRTPLSGDPPFRALLRREAETALSAFSHQELPFDRVVDELKAPRDPSRTPLFQVMLALRNAGEDGLRLPGLAVEPMATELHVSRFDLTFEAAESDGEINLVCDYDAALFEPSTARALLDHLALVLHRAAESPDATLSAVATWDKKDNAPRVAPNDPASLLWDKKDNVSERSETVVSRFLAAAARTPDAPALAWRDGGMTYAELEMRSAALAAGLRARGAGPETVAGVFAEWSPELVIALLGVMRSGAAYLPLDASLPLERIGWLLGDTHARIVVTTPALRDSLPDGGRFVALVDAAETADRGDWEDGEIDPDSAAWIVHTSGTTGAPKGVVVPYGAVAAHLAAVAEAYGLAPEDRTLGFAALSFDPSLEQVLAPLAVGASVALRDAEPWTPEELARRLPALGVTVANLPTPYWHQLVREPEAAAAVKRSVRLLVAGGEAMHPDAVRAWDALPGGAALLNAYGPTEAVVTATFFPVRDGFAAADPARVPIGAAIAGREPRVVDAMLRAVPNGAPGELCLGGPALARGYLRAPALTAERFVPDPFSREAGARMYRTGDRVRWCESAKVRQCESINSALPHPTLTPMDAGPANPVPPPGSFGGGTGEERARERARGGAETRTADSCDVSTFALSHSRTFAPSLALDLLGRTDAQVKISGARVEPGEVEAALRALPDVAECAVAARADASGEMRLAAYVVPRGELDAAAVRAALAARLPAWLVPSAIVPIGAIPRTATGKIDRRALPPPDFAAASARGEPPVTEDERMLAAIWAEVLGADAIAASDNFFERGGHSLMATQVVSRVRSLLGVELPMRAVFESPVLRDQARRLGALRGAGEMEQAGDAAPARTEAAGALPLSFAQERLWFIDRMEPGSAAYNVPAVLDVTGPLDVAALERALGEIVRRHEPLRTVFAIEGDAPVQVVQPFTGFHLPVTDLSRLPAEVRELETERALAAEARAPFDLAAGPVFRARLIRQGEREHVLSLVLHHIATDAWSGGIILRELEALYDAFRRGQPSPLPPLPMRYAEFAARQRQWLSGPALERQLEFWRARLAGAPALLELPADRPRPAVQDTAGALLPFVLPADAATLARAAARREGATLFMVLLAAFQALLHRWTGEEDVVVGTPIANRARPELEGLAGFFGNTLALRGDLSGDPTFAALLRRVRDATLDAYAHPDVPFEKLVDALKVPRSLSHAPLFQVMLTVQNTPAGDGDALGEARLRPRRVETATSRFDLTLILFEAEDGRIRGWAEYATALFDESTIERLTRHLGTLLREAAASPGIPISHLSLLSGEERGQLLRGLNRTDRPRAAETAHALVAAQAARTPDAAAIEHQGERVTYREMEARANRLAHRLRRLGVGPDARVAVAMERSVEMVIATLAVAKAGGCCVAVDPAYPADRVAYMLADSRAAVVLTTSDVAARLASSAARVLRIDAEREEIAREPADDPRVEVDPENLFYVLYTSGSTGRPKGAALPHRAVANLLRWQIERWGDAAPVRTLQFASLSFDVAFQEIYATLASGGTLVLIDDDTRRDPEALMRHLREHRIERLFLPFAALQNLVEGTGKRGQGTGNGDPASSAAHLPDLREVITAGEALRSTPQLRAFFRANPQAALENQYGPSETHVVSAQRVEGDPEAWPALPPIGAPVDNTRLYVLDARMHPVPLGVPGELYAGGASLARGYLGRPALTAERFVPDPFGPAGGRLYRTGDRVRWCESAKVRACESNSPARQHPTLAQPVTGPVNPVPPPGSFGGGTGEARARERANDAADAHDRESRDEPTLALSHSRTFALQFLGRTDFQVKLRGFRVEPGEIEAALTEHPSVAQAAVVVRGDGAGKRLAAYVVPAAGAAADVAGLRAHLAGRLPEYMVPAAWRVMDALPLTPSGKLDRRALPEPDAAAPTAPMATPKSATERAVARVWCDVLAVDAVGLDENFFEIGGHSLLLVALQKRLRDALDAEISVIDLFRFPTVRAQAAHIASQGDGAAAGADARGDTRSETAAQPGHDRAAMRREMLRRGRR comes from the coding sequence ATGAGCGACGCCGACCGCCTGGCCGCCCTCCCGGCCGAGAAGCGCCGCCTCCTCGAGGCGCGGCTGCGCATCGCGCGCGACGCCGTGTCCGGCGGCGGCGCCGGGGCGCTGCGCCCGCGCGCGCGGCCGGACGGCACGGCGCCGCTCTCGTTCGCGCAGCAGCGCCAGTGGCTGCTGGAGCGGATGGATCCGGGGACGGCGACCTGGAACATGCCCGTGGCGCTGCGGCTCCGCGGCGCGCTCCACGTCCCGGCGCTGGAGCGCGCGCTCGACGCGCTGCGCGACCGGCACGAGTCGCTGCGCACCACCTTCGCCGAGCGCGGCGGCGCGGCGGTGCAGGTCGTCCACCCCTTCGTCCCCATCCCCCTGCCGGTCGAGGACCTGTCGCACCTCGACGGTTCGGAGCGCGAGGCCGAGGCGATGCGGCGCGCGCAGGCGGACATGGACGCGGGGTTCGCCCTGGCGGCCGGGCCGCTCTTCCGCGCGCGGCTGCTGCGGCTGGCCGCCGCCGACCACGCGCTGCTCCTGTGCATGCACCACATCGTCAGCGACGGGTGGAGCCTGGGGGTGATGGAGCGCGAGCTGGCCGCCCTCTACGCCGCCTTCGCCGCGGGGGCGCCGAACCCCCTGCCGCCGCCCGCGCTGCAGTACGCGGACTTCGCGGCATGGCAGCGCGAGTGGCTGTCGGGCGACCGGCTGGACGGCGAGGTGGAGTTCTGGCGGCGCGCGCTGGCCGGCGCCCCGCCCGCGCTGGCGCTGCCCACCGACCACCCGCGCCCGCCGGTGAAGAGCGCGCGCGGCGCCCGCGTCTCGGTGGACCTGCCGCACGCGGTGGCGGAGCGGCTGCGCGCGCTGGCGCGGGGCGAGAACGCCACCCTCTTCGCCGTGCTGCTGGCGGCGCTCCGCGTGGTCCTCACGCGCTGGTCCGGCGACGACGACGTGGTGATCGGTACGCCGGTGGCCGGAAGGACGCGGATGGAGACGGAGGCGCTCGTCGGCTACTTCGTGAACACGCTGGCGCTGCGCACGCCGCTCTCCGGCGACCCGCCCTTCCGCGCGCTGCTGCGCCGCGAGGCCGAGACGGCGCTGAGCGCGTTCTCGCACCAGGAGCTGCCGTTCGACCGCGTGGTGGACGAGCTGAAGGCGCCGCGCGACCCCTCGCGCACGCCGCTCTTCCAGGTGATGCTCGCGCTCCGCAACGCCGGCGAGGACGGGCTCCGGCTCCCGGGTCTGGCTGTGGAGCCGATGGCGACGGAGCTGCACGTCAGCCGCTTCGACCTCACCTTCGAGGCGGCCGAATCCGACGGCGAGATCAACCTGGTCTGCGACTACGACGCCGCGCTCTTCGAGCCGTCCACCGCGCGCGCGCTCCTCGATCACCTCGCCCTCGTCCTCCACCGCGCCGCCGAATCCCCCGACGCGACGCTCTCCGCAGTGGCGACGTGGGACAAAAAGGACAACGCGCCCCGGGTCGCCCCGAACGACCCGGCATCGCTCCTGTGGGACAAAAAGGACAACGTCTCGGAGCGAAGCGAAACCGTCGTCAGCCGCTTCCTCGCCGCCGCGGCGCGGACGCCGGATGCGCCCGCGCTGGCGTGGCGCGATGGGGGGATGACATACGCGGAGCTGGAGATGCGCTCCGCCGCGCTGGCTGCCGGGCTGCGCGCCCGAGGCGCCGGGCCGGAGACGGTCGCCGGCGTGTTCGCCGAATGGTCGCCGGAGCTGGTGATCGCGCTGCTGGGAGTGATGCGCAGCGGCGCCGCGTATCTCCCGCTCGACGCGTCGCTCCCGCTTGAGCGCATCGGCTGGCTGCTGGGGGATACGCACGCGCGCATCGTGGTGACGACGCCCGCCCTGCGCGACAGCCTTCCCGACGGCGGCCGCTTCGTAGCGCTGGTGGATGCGGCGGAGACGGCGGACCGGGGGGATTGGGAGGACGGGGAGATCGACCCCGATTCCGCCGCCTGGATCGTCCACACCTCGGGGACGACGGGCGCGCCGAAGGGCGTCGTGGTCCCGTACGGCGCGGTGGCCGCGCACCTGGCCGCGGTCGCGGAGGCGTACGGGCTGGCGCCGGAGGATCGGACGCTCGGCTTCGCGGCGCTGTCGTTCGATCCGTCGCTGGAGCAGGTGCTGGCGCCGCTGGCCGTCGGCGCGTCCGTCGCCCTGCGCGACGCGGAGCCGTGGACGCCGGAGGAATTAGCGCGGCGCCTCCCGGCGCTGGGCGTCACCGTCGCCAATCTCCCCACGCCGTACTGGCACCAGCTCGTCCGCGAGCCGGAGGCGGCCGCCGCGGTGAAGCGATCCGTCCGCCTCCTCGTTGCCGGCGGCGAAGCCATGCACCCCGACGCCGTCCGCGCCTGGGACGCGCTCCCCGGCGGCGCCGCGCTGCTGAACGCGTACGGCCCCACCGAGGCCGTCGTCACCGCCACCTTCTTCCCCGTCCGCGACGGCTTCGCGGCCGCCGACCCTGCGCGCGTCCCCATTGGCGCGGCGATCGCCGGCCGCGAGCCGCGCGTGGTAGACGCGATGCTGCGCGCGGTCCCGAACGGTGCGCCCGGCGAGCTCTGCCTGGGCGGCCCCGCGCTGGCCCGCGGCTACCTGCGCGCCCCCGCCCTCACGGCGGAGCGCTTCGTCCCCGACCCGTTTTCCCGCGAGGCGGGGGCGCGGATGTACCGAACGGGCGACCGCGTGAGATGGTGCGAAAGTGCGAAAGTGCGACAGTGCGAAAGTATCAACTCGGCACTCCCGCATCCGACGCTCACGCCGATGGATGCAGGCCCCGCGAACCCCGTCCCTCCCCCAGGCAGTTTTGGGGGAGGGACAGGCGAGGAACGAGCCAGGGAGAGGGCCCGCGGAGGCGCGGAAACGCGCACCGCCGACTCCTGCGATGTGTCCACTTTCGCACTCTCGCACTCTCGCACTTTCGCACCTTCGCTCGCACTCGATCTCCTCGGCCGCACCGACGCGCAGGTAAAGATCAGCGGCGCGCGCGTCGAGCCCGGCGAGGTCGAAGCCGCCCTGCGCGCGCTCCCCGACGTGGCGGAATGCGCCGTCGCCGCGCGGGCGGACGCGTCGGGGGAGATGCGGCTCGCGGCGTACGTCGTCCCGCGCGGCGAGCTGGACGCCGCCGCCGTCCGCGCCGCGCTGGCCGCGCGCCTCCCGGCGTGGCTCGTCCCCTCGGCAATCGTCCCCATCGGCGCGATCCCGCGCACGGCCACGGGAAAGATCGACCGCCGCGCCCTCCCGCCGCCCGACTTCGCCGCCGCCTCCGCGCGCGGCGAGCCGCCGGTGACCGAAGACGAGCGGATGCTGGCCGCGATCTGGGCCGAGGTGCTGGGCGCGGACGCCATCGCCGCGAGCGACAACTTCTTCGAGCGCGGCGGGCACTCGCTGATGGCCACGCAGGTCGTCTCCCGCGTCCGCTCGCTCCTGGGCGTGGAGCTGCCGATGCGCGCCGTCTTCGAATCCCCCGTGCTCCGCGACCAGGCCCGCCGCCTCGGCGCGCTGCGCGGGGCGGGGGAGATGGAGCAGGCGGGGGATGCGGCGCCGGCGCGGACGGAAGCGGCGGGGGCGCTCCCGCTGTCGTTCGCGCAGGAGCGGCTCTGGTTCATCGACCGGATGGAGCCGGGGAGCGCCGCCTACAACGTCCCCGCCGTGCTCGACGTCACCGGCCCGCTGGACGTGGCCGCGCTGGAGCGCGCGCTCGGCGAGATCGTCCGCCGCCACGAGCCGCTGCGCACCGTTTTCGCCATCGAAGGCGACGCGCCGGTGCAGGTCGTGCAGCCTTTCACCGGCTTCCATCTCCCCGTCACCGACCTGTCACGGCTCCCGGCGGAGGTGCGCGAGCTGGAGACGGAGCGCGCCCTTGCCGCCGAGGCGCGCGCGCCGTTCGACCTCGCCGCGGGGCCCGTCTTCCGCGCGCGCCTTATCCGCCAGGGCGAGCGCGAGCACGTCCTCTCGCTCGTCCTCCACCACATCGCCACCGACGCGTGGTCCGGCGGCATCATCCTGCGCGAGCTGGAGGCGCTGTACGACGCCTTCCGCCGCGGCCAGCCGTCGCCCCTCCCGCCGCTGCCGATGCGCTACGCCGAGTTCGCGGCGCGGCAACGCCAGTGGCTGAGCGGGCCCGCGCTCGAGCGGCAGCTGGAGTTCTGGCGCGCGCGGCTGGCCGGCGCCCCCGCGCTGCTCGAGCTCCCCGCCGACCGGCCGCGCCCGGCGGTGCAGGACACGGCCGGCGCCCTCCTCCCCTTCGTCCTTCCCGCCGACGCCGCCACCCTCGCGCGCGCCGCCGCCCGGCGCGAGGGCGCCACGCTGTTCATGGTGCTGCTGGCCGCCTTCCAGGCGCTCCTGCACCGCTGGACGGGCGAGGAAGACGTGGTGGTCGGCACGCCCATCGCCAACCGCGCGCGGCCCGAGCTGGAGGGGCTGGCCGGCTTCTTCGGCAACACGCTGGCGCTGCGCGGCGACCTCTCCGGCGACCCGACGTTCGCCGCGCTGCTGCGCCGCGTGCGCGACGCCACGCTGGACGCGTACGCCCACCCGGACGTGCCGTTCGAGAAGCTGGTGGACGCGCTGAAGGTGCCGCGCAGCCTGAGCCACGCGCCGCTTTTTCAGGTGATGCTCACCGTCCAGAACACGCCAGCGGGGGATGGCGATGCGCTCGGTGAGGCGCGCCTCCGCCCGCGCCGCGTGGAAACGGCCACGTCGCGCTTCGACCTGACGCTGATCCTGTTCGAGGCGGAGGATGGCCGGATCCGGGGCTGGGCCGAATACGCCACCGCGCTCTTCGACGAATCCACCATCGAGCGCCTGACGCGCCACCTCGGGACGCTCCTCCGCGAGGCCGCCGCGTCGCCCGGCATCCCCATCTCCCACCTGTCCCTTCTGTCCGGCGAGGAGCGCGGCCAGCTCCTCCGCGGCCTCAACCGCACCGATCGCCCGCGCGCGGCGGAAACGGCGCACGCGCTCGTCGCCGCGCAGGCGGCGCGCACGCCGGACGCCGCCGCGATCGAACATCAGGGCGAGCGGGTGACATACCGGGAGATGGAGGCGCGCGCCAACCGCCTCGCGCACCGCCTGCGCCGCCTGGGCGTCGGCCCCGACGCGCGCGTCGCCGTGGCGATGGAGCGGTCGGTGGAGATGGTGATCGCCACGCTCGCCGTCGCGAAGGCGGGCGGCTGCTGCGTCGCCGTCGATCCGGCGTATCCCGCCGATCGCGTCGCGTACATGCTGGCCGACAGCCGCGCCGCCGTCGTCCTCACGACGTCGGACGTCGCCGCGCGCCTCGCCTCGTCCGCCGCACGCGTCCTCCGCATCGACGCCGAGCGCGAGGAGATCGCGCGCGAGCCGGCGGACGATCCGCGTGTCGAGGTCGATCCCGAGAACCTGTTCTACGTCCTCTACACCTCCGGTTCCACGGGCCGGCCGAAGGGCGCCGCGCTCCCGCACCGCGCCGTCGCCAACCTCCTGCGCTGGCAGATCGAGCGGTGGGGGGATGCCGCGCCCGTGCGGACGCTGCAGTTCGCCTCGCTCTCCTTCGACGTCGCGTTCCAGGAGATCTACGCCACGCTCGCCAGCGGCGGCACGCTCGTGCTGATCGATGACGACACGCGGCGCGACCCCGAGGCGCTGATGCGGCATCTGCGCGAGCACCGCATCGAGCGGCTGTTCCTGCCGTTCGCGGCGCTGCAGAACCTCGTCGAGGGGACAGGGAAAAGGGGACAGGGGACAGGGAACGGCGATCCGGCCTCGTCCGCGGCGCATCTCCCCGACCTCCGCGAGGTGATCACCGCGGGCGAGGCGCTGCGGTCGACGCCGCAGCTGCGCGCCTTCTTCCGCGCGAACCCGCAAGCCGCGCTGGAGAACCAGTACGGGCCCAGCGAGACGCACGTCGTCTCGGCGCAGCGCGTGGAGGGCGATCCGGAGGCGTGGCCCGCGCTCCCGCCGATCGGCGCGCCGGTGGACAACACGCGGCTGTACGTGCTGGACGCGCGGATGCACCCCGTCCCCCTGGGCGTCCCGGGCGAGCTGTACGCGGGCGGCGCCAGCCTGGCGCGCGGCTATCTCGGCCGCCCCGCGCTCACGGCGGAGCGTTTCGTCCCCGACCCGTTCGGGCCAGCGGGGGGACGGCTGTATCGCACGGGAGACCGGGTGAGATGGTGCGAAAGTGCGAAAGTGCGAGCTTGCGAAAGTAACAGCCCGGCACGCCAGCATCCGACGCTCGCGCAGCCGGTCACAGGCCCCGTGAACCCCGTCCCTCCCCCAGGCAGTTTTGGGGGAGGGACAGGCGAGGCACGAGCCAGGGAGAGGGCCAACGATGCGGCGGACGCGCATGATCGCGAGTCCCGCGACGAGCCCACTCTCGCACTTTCGCACTCTCGCACTTTCGCACTTCAGTTCCTCGGCCGGACCGACTTCCAGGTAAAGCTCCGCGGCTTCCGCGTGGAGCCCGGCGAAATCGAGGCGGCGCTCACGGAGCACCCGTCGGTCGCCCAGGCCGCCGTCGTGGTGCGCGGCGACGGGGCGGGGAAGCGGCTCGCGGCGTACGTCGTCCCCGCGGCGGGCGCGGCGGCCGACGTGGCCGGGCTGCGCGCGCACCTCGCGGGGCGGCTTCCCGAGTACATGGTGCCGGCCGCGTGGCGGGTGATGGACGCGCTCCCGCTCACCCCGTCCGGCAAGCTCGACCGCCGCGCCCTCCCCGAGCCGGACGCCGCGGCGCCGACCGCCCCGATGGCGACGCCGAAGAGCGCCACGGAGCGCGCCGTCGCCCGCGTCTGGTGCGACGTGCTGGCGGTCGATGCGGTGGGGCTGGACGAGAACTTCTTCGAGATCGGCGGCCACTCGCTCCTCCTCGTCGCCCTGCAGAAGCGCCTGCGCGACGCGCTGGATGCCGAGATCTCGGTCATCGACCTCTTCCGCTTCCCCACCGTCCGCGCGCAGGCCGCGCACATCGCGTCGCAGGGGGATGGAGCCGCGGCAGGCGCCGACGCGCGCGGCGACACGCGATCCGAAACGGCCGCGCAGCCCGGCCACGACCGCGCGGCCATGCGGCGCGAGATGCTGCGGCGCGGGCGGAGGTAG